From the genome of Neomonachus schauinslandi chromosome 5, ASM220157v2, whole genome shotgun sequence, one region includes:
- the LOC110577431 gene encoding keratin, type II cytoskeletal 73: MSRQFTYKSGAATKGGFSGCSAVFSGGSSSSYRAGGKGFSRSFGSRSLYSLGGTQSISLNMASGSGRAGGYGFGRGRASGFAGSMFGSVALGPVCLSVCPPGGIHQVTINKNLLAPLNVELDPEIQKVRAQEREQIKALNNKFASFIDKVRFLEQQNQVLETKWELLQQLDLNNCKNNLEPILEGYISNLQKQLETLSGDRVRLDSELRTMRDVVEDYKRRYEEEINKRTTAENEFVVLKKDVDAAYMSKVELQAKVDALDGEINFFKCLYEGEIAQIQSHISDTSVILSMDNNRNLDLDSIIAEVRAQYEDTALKSKAEAEALYQTKFQELQLVAGSHGDDLKHTKNEISELTRLIQRLRSEIESVKKQCSNLETAIADAEQRGDCALKDARAKLDELEAALHQAKEELARMLREYQELMSTKLALDVEIATYRKLLEGEECRMSGEYTNSVSISVISSTTAGTTGAGAGFGFSGAGTYGYRPSSVSGGYGMLSGGCVTGSGNCSPRGEAKTRLGSVSEFKDPQGKASALSSPAKKTTR, encoded by the exons ATGAGCCGCCAATTCACCTACAAGTCAGGAGCTGCCACCAAGGGGGGGTTCAGTGGCTGCTCAGCAGTGTTCTCAGGGGGCAGCTCGTCCTCCTACCGGGCAGGGGGCAAAGGATTCAGCAGGAGCTTCGGAAGCCGGAGCCTCTACAGCCTTGGGGGCACCCAGAGCATCTCCCTCAACATGGCCAGTGGCAGCGGGCGGGCAGGGGGCTATGGGTTTGGTCGAGGCCGGGCCAGTGGCTTTGCTGGCAGCATGTTTGGCAGTGTGGCCCTGGGGCccgtgtgtctgtctgtgtgccCTCCAGGGGGCATCCACCAGGTTACCATCAACAAGAACCTCCTGGCCCCCCTCAATGTGGAGCTGGACCCGGAGATCCAGAAAGTGAGAGCCCAGGAGCGGGAGCAGATCAAGGCGCTGAACAACAAATTCGCCTCCTTCATTGACAAG GTGCGTTTCCTGGAGCAGCAGAACCAGGTGCTGGAGACCAAGTGGGAGCTGCTGCAGCAGCTGGACCTGAACAACTGCAAGAACAACCTGGAGCCCATCCTCGAGGGCTACATCAGCAACCTGCAGAAGCAGCTGGAGACGCTGTCCGGGGACAGGGTGCGGCTGGACTCAGAGCTGAGGACCATGCGGGATGTGGTGGAGGACTACAAGAGAAG GTATGAGGAGGAAATTAACAAGCGCACAACTGCCGAGAATGAATTTGTGGTGCTCAAGAAG GATGTGGATGCAGCTTACATGAGCAAGGTGGAACTGCAGGCCAAGGTGGATGCCCTGGATGGAGAAATCAACTTCTTCAAATGCCTGTATGAAGGG GAGATTGCTCAGATCCAGTCTCACATCAGTGACACGTCTGTCATCCTATCCATGGACAACAACCGGAACCTAGACCTGGACAGCATCATTGCTGAGGTCCGTGCCCAGTATGAAGATACCGCTCTGAAGAGCAAGGCCGAGGCCGAGGCGCTGTACCAGACCAAG TTCCAGGAGCTCCAGCTAGTGGCCGGCAGCCATGGGGATGACCTCAAACACACCAAGAACGAGATCTCTGAACTGACTCGGCTTATCCAAAGGCTACGCTCAGAGATTGAGAGTGTGAAAAAGCAG TGCTCCAACCTGGAGACGGCCATCGCCGATGCCGAGCAGCGGGGCGACTGTGCCCTGAAGGACGCCCGGGCCAAGCTGGATGAGCTGGAGGCCGCCCTGCACCAGGCCAAGGAGGAGCTGGCCCGGATGCTGCGCGAGTACCAGGAGCTCATGAGCACGAAGTTGGCCCTGGACGTGGAGATCGCCACCTACCGCAAGCTGCTGGAGGGCGAGGAGTGCAG GATGTCTGGAGAATACACCAACTCCGTGAGCATCT CGGTCATCAGCAGCACCACGGCGGGGACCACGGGCGCCGGGGCCGGCTTTGGTTTCAGCGGAGCTGGCACCTATGGTTACCGGCCCAGCTCTGTCTCAGGGGGCTACGGCATGCTGTCGGGGGGCTGTGTCACTGGCAGTGGGAACTGCAGCCCCCGTGGGGAGGCCAAAACCAGGCTGGGGAGTGTAAGTGAGTTCAAGGACCCCCAGGGGAAGGCCTCCGCTCTGAGCTCCCCTGCCAAGAAAACCACAAGATAA